From one Enterococcus sp. DIV2402 genomic stretch:
- a CDS encoding DNA-directed RNA polymerase subunit epsilon, producing MIYKVFYQETKERNPKREQTHVLYIEADSAVDARQLVEDNTPYNIELVYELDGNHLEYEKENADFQLTEF from the coding sequence ATGATTTATAAAGTTTTTTACCAAGAAACAAAAGAACGCAATCCAAAAAGAGAACAAACGCACGTGTTATATATCGAAGCAGACAGCGCTGTAGATGCACGCCAACTAGTTGAAGACAATACCCCATATAATATCGAACTTGTCTACGAATTAGATGGAAATCACTTAGAATATGAAAAAGAGAATGCTGATTTCCAACTAACGGAGTTTTAA